From a region of the Rhodococcus sp. 4CII genome:
- a CDS encoding GtrA family protein: MTEPDTPERSPKPHGTSRTPGPLLRIVKHRGLAFLLVGGFNTALGTAWFIIWQLTLGARLGYHFSLVAAYLCSVLCAFAMYRYLVFRVRGHVLRDLSRFVVVNFSAFALNISLMTVAVSLLGLSPIPTQIAITAMIATASFFGYRDFSFRRWH, translated from the coding sequence ATGACGGAGCCCGACACCCCGGAGCGTTCGCCGAAACCGCACGGCACATCGCGGACCCCCGGGCCCTTGCTCCGGATCGTCAAGCATCGCGGACTGGCGTTCCTGCTGGTCGGCGGGTTCAATACTGCGCTCGGTACGGCATGGTTCATCATCTGGCAGCTGACGCTGGGCGCGCGGCTCGGATACCACTTCTCCCTGGTTGCCGCCTACCTATGCAGCGTGCTGTGCGCTTTCGCGATGTACCGCTATCTCGTGTTTCGGGTGCGCGGCCACGTCCTGCGCGACCTGTCGCGGTTCGTGGTGGTCAACTTCAGTGCCTTCGCCCTGAACATCTCACTGATGACGGTTGCTGTGTCGCTGCTCGGGTTGTCGCCGATTCCCACACAGATCGCGATCACCGCCATGATTGCGACCGCCAGTTTCTTCGGGTACCGCGATTTCTCATTCCGCCGTTGGCACTGA
- a CDS encoding MspA family porin, which produces MNQDSTSRLRRILSPARTATLLSLAALTLGLGTGTANAAVIPIADSTATKTTVLGTNLEIAQTGQWLNDVIPLNGTPFDKDVFFGGNTAIKSSGGTPITAGTVDVGVEVGYMLDVSNGLSLGGKVGITPQQSLALPVGGLPTLSMSVQTPLEGNWVVPIRPGQIVAISLNKKTMTTGNGNINLDNIHFQINGAGGPVSLRTYSQWTASTKETDDSFAAYGPPITL; this is translated from the coding sequence ATGAACCAGGACAGCACATCCCGGCTGCGCCGGATCCTTTCCCCCGCCCGGACCGCCACCCTCCTCTCCCTCGCCGCCCTGACCCTCGGGCTCGGCACCGGCACCGCGAACGCCGCGGTGATCCCGATCGCCGACAGCACCGCCACCAAGACCACGGTGCTGGGCACGAACCTCGAGATCGCGCAGACGGGCCAGTGGCTCAACGACGTGATCCCGCTCAACGGCACCCCGTTCGACAAGGACGTCTTCTTCGGCGGCAACACCGCGATCAAATCCTCCGGCGGCACCCCGATCACCGCCGGCACCGTCGACGTCGGGGTGGAGGTCGGCTACATGCTCGACGTCTCCAACGGCCTGTCCCTCGGCGGCAAGGTCGGCATCACCCCGCAGCAGTCCCTCGCCCTCCCGGTCGGCGGCCTGCCCACCCTGTCCATGTCCGTGCAGACCCCGCTCGAGGGCAACTGGGTGGTCCCGATCCGGCCCGGCCAGATCGTCGCCATCTCGCTCAACAAGAAGACGATGACCACCGGCAACGGCAACATCAACCTCGACAACATCCACTTCCAGATCAACGGCGCCGGCGGCCCGGTGTCGCTGCGCACCTACTCGCAGTGGACCGCCTCCACCAAGGAAACCGACGACTCCTTCGCCGCCTACGGACCCCCGATCACCCTCTAG